GCTGACGCCGAACATCACCGACATTACCGTGGTGGCCCGGCATGCCGTCAAGGGCGGAGCGGATGCAATCAGCCTGATCAATACAATCAACAGTCTGGCCGGGGTGGACATCCACAGCTGGAATACGATTCCGAATGTCGGCGGCCAGGGGGCGCACGGCGGTTATTGCGGCCCTGCCGTTAAGCCGATTGCCCTTAGCATGGTGGCGGAATGTGCCCGGGACCGTGAAGTCGGCGTGCCGATCTCCGGCATCGGCGGCATCTCCACCTGGCAGGATGTCGTCGAATTCATGCTGATGGGCTCAACAGGGATTCAGGTCTGCACAGCGGTTATGCATCATGGCTTCAGGATTGTGGAGGAGATGATCGACGGTCTGAACCATTACCTGGACGAGAAGGGACTGGCTTCGGTAACCGAGCTGATTGGCAAGTCGGTGCCCAAGTATTCCAACTGGGGCGATCTTGATCTTAACTATCAAGTCGTTGCGCGGATCAACGAGGAGAACTGCATCAACTGCAATAAATGCCATATTGCCTGTGAAGACGCCTCTCATCAATGCATCGATATGCTGACGAATGCGGAGGGCAAGGCGATTCTGCAAGTGCGTGAGGAGGATTGTGTAGGCTGCAATCTGTGTTCGATTGTCTGCCCGGCAGACAGAGCCATTGATATGATTGCGCTGGACAATGGAGCGGCCCCGATGAGCTGGAATCAGCGCAGCCGGATCATCAGCGGGGTCAACGGTGCTTATTCGGAAGCGGAGGCGGGTTAAGATGAAGAAGATCATCAAGCACGGAATGATCGTTACAGCGGCAGATACGTATACGGGGGATGTCCTGATTGAGGATGGAATCATCAGCGGCATCGGCCTGAATCTGGAAGCGCCGGGAGCGGAGATCATTGATGCTTCCGGCTGTTATGTCTTTCCGGGAGGGATTGATCCCCACACCCATCTGGATATGCCCTTCGGCGGTACGGTTACCGCCGATGACTTCGAGACCGGTACGATTGCCGCTGCTTACGGCGGAACCACCACGGTCATCGACTTCTGCCTGACCACGAAGGGGCAGCCGCTTCAGCAGGCCGTAGATACCTGGCATCACAAATCGCAGGATAAAGCGGTCATCGACTACAGCTTCCACCTGATGGTGTCAGAGCTGAATGACAAGGTGCTCAGCGAGCTGCCGCAGATTATCGAGCAGGAGGGCATCACCTCGCTGAAGGTGTTCATGGCCTACAAGAACACGTTCCAGGCGGACGACGGGGTGTTGTATAAGACGCTTCAGGCGGCGAAGCGCGAAGGGGCGCTGGTCATGGTGCATGCCGAGAACGGGGATGTCATTGAGTATCTGGTGGACCAGGCGCTTGCCGCAGGCAACACCGATCCGCTCTATCATGCGCTGACCCGCCCCCCTGAACTGGAGGGCGAGGCGACGGGCCGGGCGGCTTATTTGACCGGGCTGACGGATTCACAGCTCTATGTGGTGCATGTTACCTGCGCCGAGGCAGCCTGGAAGATTGCCGAAGCCCGCAAGAAAGGGCTGCGCGTCTACGGCGAGACCTGCCCGCAGTATCTGGTGCTCGATCAGTCGGCGCTGGCGAAGCCGGACTTCGAAGGCGCCAAGTATGTCTGGTCTCCTCCGCTGCGCGAGCAGTGGAATCAGGAGGTCCTCTGGGATGCCCTCTGGAGCGGGACGCTGCAGACCATCGGCTCTGACCAGTGCTCGTTCAACTTCAAGGGGCAGAAGGAGCTGGGACGGGGAGATTTCTCGAAGATCCCGAACGGTGGACCCACCATCGAAGACCGGTTCAGTGTCCTCTACTCCGAAGGGGTGCAGAAGGGGCGGATCACGCTCAACAAATTCGTGGATATCATCGCCACCTCAAGCGCCAAGCTGTTCGGCCTGTTCCCGCAAAAGGGTACGATTGCCGTGGGCAGCGATGCCGATATCGTGATCTTCGATCCTGCAGTGGAACGGACACTGTCGGCAGAGACCCATCATATGAATGTGGACTACAATCCGTTCGAGGGGCTTATGGTCAAGGGCGAGCCGGTCTCTGTGCTTAGCAGGGGAGAGTTCGTGATCCGTGACAAGGTATTTGTCGGTGCCGCAGGACAGGGTAAATACCTGCACCGCAAGCGCTTCGAGGCCGAGGCTCCCCATCCGGCCCAGACTGAAATCAGCGGAGGAGTGGTCTGAGATGTCAGCATTTGCAGAGTTCGACCGGGAACGGCAGGAAATCGACAATCTCATCGGGCTGGGCTATACCATTGCCGGAATCTATGAAGATCTGGACGGTGCCAGGGTTACCTTCATCCGCAGTGAACCGGCCGGCGGACCGGTGGAGCTGCTGCTGCTCACAGCGGACGCGCGCAAGCATGTGACGACCCTGCTTGTTGGCCGAACCCGACAGACTGCGGCTGAGATTCATAGGTGAACCCGCATTACATTTATCAATCCTCCTTATATTCCTGACGAAGGATCGACATGATGGTCAGCGATTCAAATCCACCCTCCGTGTATACATTCGCGGAGGGTGCCTTCCTTTTTGAAACCGGACGCTTCATAAGTACAAGAATTATAGACGGCAGCCAATTATGTAAGGGATATGTATGTGGATGAAGCTGCCGCAGTTGCAGGGTACACTGCTACGTCAGACGGTTAACGGACTCCAGTGCAGAGAAGACGGAGACGGACGGAGATTGGGTAATTTCGATCCTTGCCGGGGCGTTCGCAGTGACATCGGGCGAGTAGAGATAGATGCTATTCGCGGCTTCAGAGGTGCGGATTCTGGTGAATTCATTGGCCAGGCTGATCGTTGCGGAGGAGGCAAGCGTAAGTTCTTTGACCCTCAGCTTGAACGTGACCAGCGTCTGATCTACTGCCGGAATCGCCTGCTGCCCGCTGCGCGCTTCAACCTGAATATCAATGCCGCGCATATTTGTGTTCTTACCGAGATAGATACTGCCATCCACGGGACTCTGGAAATTGAACTGGAACAGGTCATCTACCTCACTTCCAGCCGTATAATTTCCTTCCGCATAGACCGAATCCTGTGTATATTCAAGGTTATCAAATACCTGGCTGTCATATTGGATAATGAAGTTAAGATAGCTGTAGCCACGGTCATTTGGCGCGAAGTCTTTTAAATGCACCAGCACGGTAACTTCATCCCCCGGATTATAGGCCTCTTTGTCAGTGGTCACCTCAACAGACATCACAGGAGCGGTGTTATCCACTGCAGCCTCACGAATCATGGACATCATAAGCGGCAGTACCTTCATCCCTCTGATTGCACGCTTGAACCTATTCCTTTTATTCATGTTACATCCCCCATTGCCATCATAATGATGCATCCCTATGCACGAATGATCTTGTATATGAACAATGGTAACAATTGTCACTGATAAAACACTGATAAACGTCGAAATGTGGCGTAAAATATCGAATATTTTTGTATTGTGAATACATATAAGTATAAAAAAAGTTATTTTTCTCTGTAGCATCATTCCTTTAGACAACTTTCTTATGAAAAACTGCAAGTATAATGTCGTATTTTACAATATATTGATATAGTTGTTTAAAAACTTTGTAAAATCTATATTTTAAAAAAAAGTTTGCAAGATAGAAAAAATGGAATAGTATGGACTCTTTAATTACAAATATTTCTTTTTATGAGAGGATGATTTAATAAAAGGATTTTTATTAAAAAAATTAAATTATAAGGAGAAAAAAATGAACTTTAAAAATGCGGCAATGTCAGTAATAATTATGAGCTCGTTGTTATTTTCTTCATCTGTAGGAGCAGAATCAGCAAATCTCTTAGAAGTAGCTAATGATCCAGCAAATGGTGTTAAGATTCTAAATGAGATAGGTATTTCACAGAATGTGGTTGATCAATTTATCTCGGAGGCTGCTAGCGAGGTTCAGAAAGAGAAGCTTATAAAAAGTTTAAAAAGATTTGCTACTGCATCATTTTCAGAGCAAGTGTATGATTATATAAGTGTTGCAGAAGATGGTTATTATTTTTACGAGGAAGATGTTAATCATGAAAAGAAAGCGTTCTTTATTCCCGTTGATCACTCGGAATTAAATATATCAACTTCTGGAACTATTGCTGCACCATCACAAGTAGTCAAAGAGTCTGGTGAGAATGCTTATACCTATATTGGTTTTATGGCTGGAGCTAACTCTGCTGATATGGGATTAATGTATGATGATTCTGTGGGTATAGGTAATGCTGAGAAAGGGTGGAAGCCTGCAATTCAAATTAATGGTAGTACCACTAATGCTTCATTTGAAGCGCCTTATAATCAAGTTCAGAGTGCTAATGCCTACATGGCAGGTTCTCAAGTTACTTTTTATGCATGGTACAATAATAATAAGAAAATCCGTTTGAAAATTGATGGTACTGCTATTTGTGGTGATATTGGGTGTAGTAGTTCAGCTGATAAACCGTTGACAACAATAGTAGTATCCAATACCGATTATAATATTCAATCATCAAGTTTTCAGAAGTGGAAGCTCTTATCAGTAGTGACTGGAGATGAGGACGGAAGAAACAAGTCGGAATTTACTAATATCAAAGTTGACGGAGTGCCTGTGCCTAGTATTTGGAATATTAGGGAGTTGGCTATATCACTTAAGATTCTTCGATGAAATAAAAACCAAAGGAGCTGAATTGTAAGATATGAGCAAATCAATAAAAGTGCTGTTCTCATTTTTCCTTGTTATATTCTTTATTGCAATGGTCAGTAAAGAGTCTGCTTTTGCGAAAAATGGAATTAGAGTGATTTTGTATGGAAATCCCATTCAAGAAAAGCACTCACCAATTATGAAGAACAACACGGTATTGGTTCCATTTAAAGGGATATTCGAAAAATTGGGTTTTAATGTTAGTTACGACTCAGCAAGCAAAACAATTTCTGTTCAGAAGACAGGCACTACTATTAAATTAGTAATTAATCAAAATACGGCTTGGATAAATGATACTCCAACTATACTTCAAGTAGCTCCACAGATAATTGATGGGGCAACGTTTGTACCACTTCGTTTTATTGGGGAAGCCAGCGGACTCGAAGTGAAGTGGTACGGGGACTCTCAGATTGTTTCATTATACTCTAAGCAAAATCTTTTTCCGGTATCACGCGGAGGGAAATTTGGCTATATTGATACGGAAGGCAAAATTGTTATTGATTATCAAACAAAATTTACAGATGCCTATGCCTTTAATGAAGGGCTAGCCATTGTTTATTCAAATGCTAAATTTGACGGATTCATCAATCAACAAGGGAATAAAGTAATACCTAAGGGAAATTATTATGATGCCAAGGAATTTTCAGAAGGACTTGCAGCGTATAGAACGCTTAAAACTGCAACTGATTTTGCTGTATCTAACTATGGTTATATGGATCTTACAGGAACTAGTGTTATTAAACCGCAATTCAAAAAAGCTAATAATTTCTCCGAAGGATTGGCTGCTGTCCAAGTGGGAAGTGGATATGGATACATTAATTCTTCCGGGAAAATAGTAATAAAAGCCCAATATAACAGCGCTGAGGATTTCTCTGAAGGTGCTGCTCTGGTTACAATAAATGGAATATCCCATTATATTGATAAGAAAGGGAAGTTTTTGTTCAATTCAAGTTATAAAAATGGGGAGTCTTTTTCAGAGGGATTGGCGGCTGTTAAAGCAGGAGCTAACTATGGCTTTATTAATAAGAAAGGAAAATTAGAGATTCCTGCTATTTATGAGGAGGTCCACTCTTTTTCGGAAGGATTGGCGGCTGTTAAAATAAATGGAAAGTCAGGTTATATAGATAACAAAGGAAAACTACTTATTCCTAACCAATTTGATGCAGCGAGTGACTTTCATGAAGGACTTGCAGTTGCCGAATCGGGAGGGAAGACCGGATTCATTAATAAAACAGGGGCTTGGGTTATTCAACCAACGCTTGATTGGGCTGGACGCTTTTCTAAGGGGCTTTCTTACGCATATAGTGTTGATGGAGAAGTATACATTAATAAAAATGGTCAGATTGTGTGGAGAAGAAGCCAACCTTAACAGAGGAATGAGAAATGATGAAAAAGCCACAATATGAACAAAATTAATTTTCGTAGCAAGTCTTTATATGCAACTATTTCTATATTTTCTATTCTTGTAATATTTTTAGTGCTTATTGTTGTGTACAATAGTAATTCGCCTGAAATATCCGCATTGGAGAAGATGCCAAACTATACAGAAATTAAAGGGAAGTATAATGCTGAAGGATTGAAATATGAAAAACAACCGCGTATGGGAAATGCCAATGCAAAAGTAAAGATTATTGAGTTTGCAGATTTTAAATGCCCCGCATGTAAAAAATGGAAGGAGGCAAATTGGGATAGTTTAAAGAAGGAGTTCTTAGATACGGGAAAAGCGGAAATTTATTTTGTTAACTATGCATTCATAGACCGTGATTCTATTCTTGCGGCAAGCGCAGGAGAAGCTATTGCCAAACAGAATAATGAGAAGTTTTGGGAATACTATGAAAAGCTGTATGACCATCAAGGGGATGAAACTGAAATTTGGGCAACTCCAGGATTCCTTTTGGATTTTGTGAAGAATAATATTGATGGCATTGATTATAAATTATTTGAGGAGGATTTCAAAGGCCATAAATATATGTTGGATGTTAAGGAAGATTATAAAACTGCTGGACATTATGGAATTAATGGTACACCACAGTTTATGGTTAACGGGAAGCTCCTTCCTGATGCCTCTTATCAGGGTTTGTCCTCAGCTATCGAAAATGAATTATCATCTAAATAATACAAGTGAATAAAAGAAAGTTCATGATAAAAAAGACTGACTGTAAACGTAGATGTATTTTAAAGGGACGATAATCATTCGCCAAGTTCGAGTGATTATCGTCTTTTTTACTGTTAGCTTCCTAGAGTATATGATAAAAAATATTTCTCATTGTCTCGAAAGCATTCTCAGCCCCCCTATCTCCCCAACCTCCGGTACGCTTCCACGAACCAGTCCGGCAACGCATCGCCGGTCTCTGCGATGTAGGATTCGCTGAATTGGGTGAATTTGCGCTGGGCGCGCAGGGGCTTGTCGGTCTCGTAATAGATGGCGATCAGCCGCAGGGCGTAGCTCTCCTCCAGCGGCTCCAGCTCCGTCAGGCGCACGGCGTAATCTTCGGCCTCGTGTGGCCGTGCAGCCTGCACCAATCCCAGCGTAAGCTGCTCCAGCAGCTTGAGGTACAGCCGGCGGTATTTGTCACGGGCGGAATACACCCAGAGGCTGTCCAGTGACTGAAGCAGATCACCGGTGTACAGGGCGCAGGCCTTCTGCAGTTCCTCCAGTTGGCTATTCTGCATTGCAAGGGCCGCAGCTTCCTGGAATTTCTCAATGTCCCCCTCAATCCCCCTCGATTCCAGCCTGTAATTCTCCCTGCCGAAGGTCAGCTCAATGCGATCCTCCAGCGCAGCCTTCTTTAAGGTTTTGCGGATCTGATAGACTGTGGTGTGCAGATATTGCTTTCCCTTCTCATAGTTCCATTGCGGAAACACATCATTCAGAATTACGCTTACGCTGCCCTGCCTGTGAATCCACAGATACGCAAATAATTCCTGTGCTTTATGAGTCCTCCACTTCACTAAGCCCTGAGGGCTGGTCAATTTATAATCCCCCAGGAGGCGGAACGCGGTTGTCATCCCGGCTGCTCCGGCTGCTCCGGTTGCCCCGGCAGCTTCGGCAGCCGCCGGCGATAGACGCTTACTGAGCAGCTTGTTCCACGTCTTCAGCAGGCGGGAGGGGGCTACGGGCTTCAGGAGATAATCCATTGCCGACAGCTCGAAGGCTTCTACAGCATAATTCCGGTAGGCCGTCACAAATACGATATCCGTACCCGGGGAGAAGGGGAGCAGTTTCTCGGCAAAAGCCAGGCCGGATAGCTCAGGCATCTGGATGTCCAGGAACAGAACATCCGGCTTCAGTTCCGCAGCAGCAGCGAGGGCTTCGCGCGGGTTATCATACGTCAGGACAGAGGAAATTCCTTCACACTGGAGCAGCAGCTCCTTCATTTGCTCCAGTGCCGGCCATTCGTCATCAATTACCATTACAGAGATGCTCATACTCTGGTGACCTCATCCTTCCATGGGATTGTTATCACTACATCTATACCTCCGCTCGCTCCCCGTGTAAGGATAAGCGGTCGCCCGAACTGTGTCAGCAGCCGGCGGTTAATGTTCCGCAGGCCGATTCCGGTGCCTTCTCCATGTGGAGAACGGTAATCGTCCTTCATCCACGAGGACAGCTGTTCATCGCTCATTCCCTTTCCGTTGTCCGAGACGGTAATCAGGATATCATCGCCCTCCTGCCGGGTGGAGATGATAACCGTTCCTCCGCCGATCTTCTCCATCAGTCCGTGACGGACGGCATTCTCCACGATGGGCTGCACAATCAGCGGCGGCAGCGGGAATTCACTAACCCCGATATGATACTCGGTGTTCAGCCGCTTTCCGAAACGGGCCTGCTCCAGCGACAGATAGGCTTGGATCAGCTCCAGCTCCTTCTCAAACGGTATAGCGGTCTCCTGATTGTTGAAGTCGAAGCTGCCACGCAGGAAATGGCTCAGATCATATAACAGCAGCTGAGTCTTCTCGGTGTCACGCGAACTCATCCAGATGATTGTATTAATCGCGTTGTAGAGAAAATGCGGCTTAATCTGCGCACGCAGCATGGCGATCTCTGAACTTAGCCGGTCGGAGACGGATCTTCTCAGCTGTACCAGCGTATTGACACGTCCCTTGAGATCACTCCAGGCATAAGGCTTATGGATGAAGTCATTGGCTCCAGCGCGGAAGGCCGCCTCATTGAAGTGAAGCTGCTGCCCGGCTGTTGCCATCAGGACCGGCAGATCCAGCGGAGTGAAGGTCTGGCGGATAATCCTGCACAGCTCAAGGCCCGACATTCCCGGCATCATGACATCGATGATGCAGAGGTCGAAATCACGGTTCTCCGCCAGCAAAGCCAACGCTTCCTTACCGCTGCCCGTACTGGAGATCTTGTAATTCTCCAGCGACAGCAGGTTAGTCAGTGCCTTCAGATTGGCGTAATCATCATCCACAACCAGAATGCGGGGAGCGTATGGATCTGCCTGTCCGATGGAATGCACTAATGGAATTCTCCGGTACTTCCAGTCATCTTCCATGGCTTCCGGCGTTGGTTTTACCGGCATGATCAGCAACTGCCGGTCGTCTAGCTCCCGGGCAACTGGCATGTCAGCCTGCTGAGCGGGAAGCGTGAAGGTGAAGCTGCTTCCGAGGCCAAGCGCGGAGGACAAAGTAATGCTTCCCCCGTGCAATTCTACAAGCTTGCGGGTGATAGCCAGCCCCAGCCCCAGCCCGCCTGTCTCCAGCGAGTCAGCTTCATTGACCTGCTCGTAATCACGAAAGATATTCTCGAGCTGTTCCTCGGGAATGCCCCGACCGGTATCGGAGACCGTGACCGAGATGGAATCATCGAGCTGAGCAGCCTCAATAATCACACTGCCGCGATCTGTGAATTTCAGTGCATTATCCAGCAGGTTGTAGAGGATCTGCATCAGCCGTTGTTCATCGGCATGGACCAGGAACGCAGCAGGTGGAATGCGGTTCTTGATGCGGATCTCGCCGTTCTTGTTCAGAAACCGGAAGACCTCAATTACAATCTCCGCAACGCCTTGAACATCGACGGTATCCCGGTGCAGTGTAATCAGCTCCCGCTTGATCTGTTCATAATCGACGATATCCCTCACCAGGAAGGCGAGCCGTCTTCCGGTTCCGAGAATGAGCCGCATATCCTCGCGCTGGGATGGGCTGAGCGGCCCGCCGGCACCCTCATACATGGATAGCGAAATATTGATTATGGCATTTAGCGGTGTACGCAGCTGGGTTGAGGTCCTGAACAAGAACTCATCCTTGTCTCTGTCCTTACGTTCGAGCTGAAGGGAGAGCTGCTTGATCTTCTGATAGGCATGCGCATGGCGTGCAGACAGGAACAATCCCTCGGCGAGGATGAAGATCGGGCCGGATACCGGCGGGATTGCATATAACCCCGTGCCCAGAAACAAATTGGCTGAGAGCGAGGTGGTAAACAAAAACGCAGCGATTACGCCGATGAGCAGATAATAAGAACCGGTCTCCCGCCGCCAAGCAGCCTTCGCCATGACGTAGAAGGTGTAGCAGATGGAGATGAGGCTGAAAATCAGTAGTATGTTTGTGACACGGGAGTATACACGGATTGTACTTGTAAGTACGATCACACAGAATCCCAGTGAATACACAAGGGTAATCCGCCGGAAGAGCAAGGAATAGATTGAAGGAAACAGGGAGTATGTATAGCTTGACACGAAATAGAATCCGACTACACTGGAAATCGACTGCAGCTTGCTGAATACCTCATATGAGATCGATGGGAAATATTCAAAAAGCAGCTTCTCGCTGTGTGTCATCATGTAGAGGGCGATCGTGAAGCAATACATCGCCAGCTGCAGCGAAGAGTTGTCCTCTTTACGCTGGAAGCCCTGTCCGAGAAAGTAGAGCCCGATAAAAGCAAAACCTGCTATCAGCACAATATCATAGGTACTGTTCCGCTTGTCTAAGGTTCCAATGGAAGAGGGAGTACCGATCCGGATGGATTCAGGGATTCCCCCATTAGTATAGGTGAAGTTTGCGGTATGAATCAGAATCTCCGCCTGATGAGTATTGTTGGTGCTGAAGGCAAGAAAGTACGGGTTATTACGCGGTTCAGTACTTTGACTGGATGTCCCTGGTGTTCCGCTTGCTCCAAGAGAATTGCCGTTCACAAACACCGTGCTGGCAAAGCGGATACTGGTTACCTTGAGAGCAAAGGCGTGGATATCCGGCGGGAGCTGGACCAGCAGACGGTAAGTCGCGTAGCCGTAACGGGAGAACCCGGTAGCCTCGGAACGCGGGGTCCAGATTCCTGGTACACTCAAATAGGCTGGTGCTTCCGCAGTCCCTGAGATGTTCTCCTGCGGGTCCAGCAGCTGTTGCCAGTAGAACTCCCATTCTCCGTCCAGCGTGAAGATGGAAGAATCATCAAAGGTACAGGAGGATAAATCGATTTCCCCGGGCTGCTGAGTAGCGCAGGCGGACTGAGAACTGCCCAGCAGCGGCACCAGTGCGGCTGCGGCGAGCAGGCAGATGCAGATTAGGGCCAATGCTCTTTTAGCCAGCAGACTATAATCAAATGGTTTCATGAATACCTCACTTCTGGCTGACTGTATCACTTAGAAATTCACTTTATCATATCTCCGGCAGCTTGCACTTGTCTAGTCTGCAGGCATTTTAGCGTCAGGCGGGGAGAAGTATTGTATAATTGAAGCTCATTGCTATGTATAACGACAACTATTACAGACTGTATGAGGAGCGCTGAAGAAATGTTCTATATAGAAATTATGTCATGGCTGACTGAGGAGCGCCTGTTGCAGCTGCTGGAGCAATACCGCTCGTTCGGGCCGCTGCCCGGGGTGGGGCTTACCTTCTTGAAATCGTTCGTGCCCCCGCTGCCGACCATTGCGATTGTGGGGCTTAACGGGGCGGTGTACGGATTATGGCTGGGGTTCCTGTATTCCTGGATCGGTCTGGTCGCAGGCTGCACAGTCACCTTCCTGATTATCCGCAAAATTGCCGGACATCCCTACCTCACCAAATGGGCCAAGCGGCCCAAGGTAGCCAAAGCGATGACCTGGGTCCGCCAGAGCGGGTTCAGCTATGTGTTCCTGCTTAGTCTGTTTCCGGTGGGTCCGTTCGTGGTGATTAATATGGCGGCGGGGCTAGCCGCAATGCGGCTGCGTTCCTACCTGATTGCGCTGTGTGCCGGCAAAGCCATCATGGTATTTGCGGTATCCTACATCGGCAATGATGTGCAGCGGTTCATCCGTCATCCGGCGGAGATCCTCTATGTGCTGCTGTTTATCGGAGCTTCTCTGTGGGGGGTTAAAGCGATTGAAGCCAGGTTTGCCCGGCTGGCGCGGGAGCGGGAGCTGCGCAGCCAAGCCCCGCTACAGCACAAATAATTCACGAATCTCCTCCTGTGTTGCGCCTCTCTCTCCGGTATGAATCCAGCTGTTGGTGACCGCATTGTAGTGGTAATCCTGGCTCCATTCAGCAATATTGCTGACGATAGACTGTACGGCAAAAATCATATGCTCCACCTCGCGCCCGGTCATAATCGGGTGTAGGGACAGGCGGACCCAGCCCGGCTTCAGCGACTGGTCCCCGGCGTGGATCGCCTGGATGAATGCCTGGGACTTCGCAGGGTTCAGCCCGAGCAGCTGGTGGCCGTACGGACCGGCACAGGAGCAGCCGCCGCGTGCCTGAATGCCGAAGCGGTCATTGAGCAGCCTTACCGCGAGATTGTAATGAATCTCCTTCAGCGTGAAGGAGACAATGCCATGCCGCTTACGGTGCGTGCCCTCCAGCACAGAGCAGCCGGGAATCTGCTCCAGCCCTGAGAGCAGCCTCCGGCATAGCTCCTGTTCGCGGATGATCATATATTGTCCGGTTCCGTTCATCTGCTCCTTCAGCTTCACGCAGAGGGCGGTGCGGATCGCCTGGAGGAAGCCGGGGGTGCCCCCGTCCTCGCGCACCTCAACATCATCAATGTAGCGGCGTCCGCCCCAGCGGTTCACCCATACCACGGTGCCGCCGCCGGGCTCATCCGGCAGCCGGCTGGTGCTAAGCGCGGTGTCGAACAGCAGCACGCCGCCGGTTCCCGGGCCGCCGAGGAATTTATGCGGTGAGAAGAAGATGGCATCCAGCTTCTCCAGCGGGGCTGCCGGATGCATATTGATCTCCTGATAAGGGGCACTGGCTGCGAAATCGACGAAGCATACCCCTCCATACTGGTGCATGAGCGTAGCAAGCTGGTGATATGGGGTCTCTATGCCGGTGACATTGGAGCAGGCGGTGAAGGACCCGATCTTGAAGCGGCGGTTCCGGTAGACCTGCAGCAGCTCCCCGAGCCGCTGTAGGTCTACTTCTCCGCCCGGCCCGGAGGGGACGGTAACCACATCGCCGAAGCTCTCCTGCCAGGGCAGCAGATTGGAATGATGCTCCATATGGCTGACGAAGATGACCGGGCGATCCTCCGGTGTGCAGAGGTACTCCTGCTTCAGCCATTCCGGCAGCT
The sequence above is a segment of the Paenibacillus sp. FSL R7-0204 genome. Coding sequences within it:
- a CDS encoding ATP-binding protein; its protein translation is MKPFDYSLLAKRALALICICLLAAAALVPLLGSSQSACATQQPGEIDLSSCTFDDSSIFTLDGEWEFYWQQLLDPQENISGTAEAPAYLSVPGIWTPRSEATGFSRYGYATYRLLVQLPPDIHAFALKVTSIRFASTVFVNGNSLGASGTPGTSSQSTEPRNNPYFLAFSTNNTHQAEILIHTANFTYTNGGIPESIRIGTPSSIGTLDKRNSTYDIVLIAGFAFIGLYFLGQGFQRKEDNSSLQLAMYCFTIALYMMTHSEKLLFEYFPSISYEVFSKLQSISSVVGFYFVSSYTYSLFPSIYSLLFRRITLVYSLGFCVIVLTSTIRVYSRVTNILLIFSLISICYTFYVMAKAAWRRETGSYYLLIGVIAAFLFTTSLSANLFLGTGLYAIPPVSGPIFILAEGLFLSARHAHAYQKIKQLSLQLERKDRDKDEFLFRTSTQLRTPLNAIINISLSMYEGAGGPLSPSQREDMRLILGTGRRLAFLVRDIVDYEQIKRELITLHRDTVDVQGVAEIVIEVFRFLNKNGEIRIKNRIPPAAFLVHADEQRLMQILYNLLDNALKFTDRGSVIIEAAQLDDSISVTVSDTGRGIPEEQLENIFRDYEQVNEADSLETGGLGLGLAITRKLVELHGGSITLSSALGLGSSFTFTLPAQQADMPVARELDDRQLLIMPVKPTPEAMEDDWKYRRIPLVHSIGQADPYAPRILVVDDDYANLKALTNLLSLENYKISSTGSGKEALALLAENRDFDLCIIDVMMPGMSGLELCRIIRQTFTPLDLPVLMATAGQQLHFNEAAFRAGANDFIHKPYAWSDLKGRVNTLVQLRRSVSDRLSSEIAMLRAQIKPHFLYNAINTIIWMSSRDTEKTQLLLYDLSHFLRGSFDFNNQETAIPFEKELELIQAYLSLEQARFGKRLNTEYHIGVSEFPLPPLIVQPIVENAVRHGLMEKIGGGTVIISTRQEGDDILITVSDNGKGMSDEQLSSWMKDDYRSPHGEGTGIGLRNINRRLLTQFGRPLILTRGASGGIDVVITIPWKDEVTRV
- a CDS encoding TVP38/TMEM64 family protein, translated to MFYIEIMSWLTEERLLQLLEQYRSFGPLPGVGLTFLKSFVPPLPTIAIVGLNGAVYGLWLGFLYSWIGLVAGCTVTFLIIRKIAGHPYLTKWAKRPKVAKAMTWVRQSGFSYVFLLSLFPVGPFVVINMAAGLAAMRLRSYLIALCAGKAIMVFAVSYIGNDVQRFIRHPAEILYVLLFIGASLWGVKAIEARFARLARERELRSQAPLQHK
- a CDS encoding aminotransferase class V-fold PLP-dependent enzyme, whose protein sequence is MLSIHRAAAADAPSSLQVHFAAFREHTVGSRHLISTPYGRQPLLYADWTASGRLYEPIERKIQESFGPYVSNPHTDSNTTGLTMTLAYHEARSIIRHHVNAAPADALLFCGNGTTGAVNKLLRIMGLKLPEWLKQEYLCTPEDRPVIFVSHMEHHSNLLPWQESFGDVVTVPSGPGGEVDLQRLGELLQVYRNRRFKIGSFTACSNVTGIETPYHQLATLMHQYGGVCFVDFAASAPYQEINMHPAAPLEKLDAIFFSPHKFLGGPGTGGVLLFDTALSTSRLPDEPGGGTVVWVNRWGGRRYIDDVEVREDGGTPGFLQAIRTALCVKLKEQMNGTGQYMIIREQELCRRLLSGLEQIPGCSVLEGTHRKRHGIVSFTLKEIHYNLAVRLLNDRFGIQARGGCSCAGPYGHQLLGLNPAKSQAFIQAIHAGDQSLKPGWVRLSLHPIMTGREVEHMIFAVQSIVSNIAEWSQDYHYNAVTNSWIHTGERGATQEEIRELFVL